One Odocoileus virginianus isolate 20LAN1187 ecotype Illinois chromosome 4, Ovbor_1.2, whole genome shotgun sequence DNA segment encodes these proteins:
- the TNFSF10 gene encoding tumor necrosis factor ligand superfamily member 10 isoform X2, with the protein MTLMQAPGSRLGQICVLMLIFTVVLQAFGMAVFYMYLNKELKQFAETDCQRLMAGQQRGSGLPP; encoded by the exons ATGACGCTGATGCAGGCTCCGGGCTCCAGACTTGGGCAGATCTGCGTGCTGATGCTCATCTTCACGGTGGTGCTGCAGGCTTTCGGTATGGCCGTGTTTTACATGTATCTCAACAAGGAGCTGAAGCA GTTTGCAGAAACTGATTGTCAGAGACTAATGGCTGGGCAGCAGAGAGGGTCAGGACTGCCACCTTGA